GGCTATATTGTCTGCTCCCTCATTCCTTGTACACCTGTGTGGGCAGGTTACCCAGCAGAATCTCACATCTATCCGTAGTCTCTGTAATCTAAATAAACTTTGTTGAATTTCTAGCATTAGATCTTCTCTATTAgatttcatattttgaatactATAAAAGAGCTGCTACAGAgtcaacacaaacacaccactctgtctggtTTTACTTCCTCAACCCACTGCAGTCCTACAATAATCGCCATCATCTCTGCCGTGTACACTGATGCCTGATTCGGGTAATCTTTTCCCAATGCTTATATTCATTGTTGGTATATATATTCCTATTCCTACCTTGTCCTCTTCATCTTTAGAATCCGTCTGTATACATATctaaataactgtaatatttgttCCTTATGTACTGACTTGCCATATGTCCTTTCCTACTCTCttcccattcattttttaattccaatATATTTAAGTCTATCTCAGTTCTTGGAAATAACCAAATAGGTATATTACTGATAGGTGTAGGGGAGTTAAACCATATATTATTTACTCTATATTCCTCTGACTTAGTCTTTATTACCCATCCAAAACCATTACCTTTAAAAGAACTATACTCCCAACATTTCCTGAATAATGCTCTTAGCATGGTTCTCAAACCCACATCCACTTAAGCGACTCCAGTATGTAAGCATGATTTTATTCTTTCTCAGGTCTGAGGGCACTTCTCCTAACTCAACCTGTATTGCTTTAATTGGTGTTGATCTCATTACACCTGCACAGATCCTCAATGCTTTATTACTAACTCTATCTAACTTCAATAAATGGGTTTTAGCTGTTGCTCCATAAACATAACATCCATAATCAATTGTTGCCCTCATTAGAGccctataaatatacattaatgatTGTTTATTTGCTCCCCAATCTTTCCCCACTACCGCTCTCATTAAATTTATGACTTTCTTGCATTTTGATTCCACCTTTTCAATGTGTGTTTTCCATGTTCCCTTTTGATCTAACCAAATAccaagatatttaaaatgatctACTGTTTCCATATTGTGGCCATATAACTGTAGCTTCTGTTTATCTATCCCTTTCTTCCTGGTAAATATCATATGACAAGACTTACTTGTAGAAAGCTTAAATCCCCAATTATACGACCATTGTTCTACCTCTCCTATTGCTTCCTTGATTTTACTTCTCACCCTTATGGCATCTCGTCCTCTTACCCATATGGCCCCATCATCTGCATACAGAGCTGACCCAATCCTTCTATCTAGATTCATAAAAATATCATTGatcataacattaaataaaactggACTAATAACACTGCCTTGTGGAATTCCATTAACAATTTCAAATTCCTCAGATACGTCTGCTCCCACTTTGACTCTAAATCttctttctgacagaaattctaatACCCAGTTATATAACTTACCTCTAATtcccattttattcattttaattagtaaCCCCTCCCTCCACATGGAATCATAAGCTTTTTCAATATCAAAGAATACAATACtcattatttctttcattttaaatgttttctctatCTCGTTGCTTACTTTCACAACCGCATCCATTGTGGAACGCCCTTTTCTGAACCCACTTTGATATGGTGCAAATAATCCTCTGTGTTCAAGGGTGTAGTTAAGTCTTCTAACTAGTATCTTCTCCATCCACTTGCATAGATGTGATGTTAGGGCGATAGGTCTATAGTTACCAGCATTATTAGAATTTTTCCCAGGTTTATTAAATGGCAATATTAACGCACTCTTCCAGCTTTTGGGTATTTTACCTTCTTCCCATATCttgttaaataattgtaatattatctgTAATACTTTTTCAGGTAGTTTCTGGAACATAACATAACTCAGTTGATCTTCTCCTGTAGCAGTATTCCTAATCACCCCAAACATCACCAGCATCTGATTCTAATCACTCCCGATCCCAATCGCAGGAGTACTAATCACCTGCACCTGCACCCAGCAATCACTCACCTGGATAAAGCTATCATCATGCCAGTACTCCGGTGTCCGGTCTACCGTTCACAACATTGTTCTTTATTTGCCCTCAGATCCCCATGGACAATCTCTTATGATTCTCCATTGATGTCTCCCTCTGTCTAACTCTCCAGAGCTCTGGGATTTATTCATTCAGATACTTATCATTTCATTGTCATACTGCATCTTGTAAATAAACTATCTGCTTTTACTAAACCCCCTGCTGGTTTCCTGGTTAGTGACAGAAGACCGGACCTTACAAAACAACTATATGGATCCCCTGTCACCCACTCTTGCAGACATTCTGCAGTGGAAAGAAGGTCTGCAGTGGGCAAAGGCCATATGGGATGCTAGTAGTGTCATGAATAACTCTTATGAAGCTTTCACCACTCACTTCAAGGAAGTATTCGGCTCCTCTGAAGATTAAATTTCTGTTACCAATCAACTAAATGCGGTTGTGTCAGGGAGAAACACCACACCTGATCATGTCATCCGTGCCTGCCCCGTCAAGCCCCCAAGTCCTTCAGTGAGTACAATTCAACAGGACCATGTAATTTCCAACCACCATTACCACCATGTCAGTCCAACTACTCACTCCAGATTGCACTGTTTAAGCCCTGGTTGACCTCCTAAACATTCTCCAGCTTCCTCGTTGTCAGCATGCCCAGGAGCTTAGAGTGGAAAAAAATTCAAGGAAAACCATTAGGATATGGGCAGGTAAAGTTTCAAGCACCTCTGTTAACCATCAAGGTTGGGCTCTTCCATGAAGAGGAAATTCACATCCTGGTACAGGGATGCCCCTGGCTCGCATTACACTCTCCTGAATTCAAATGGGACTCAAGTGAGGTAGTTCGTTGCAGCCAGTTCTGCCATCAACATTGTCTCTGTGCTCTTCCACATCCAGTAATCCATTGCCCAGGGTGTCAAGTGACATCCACCCTCATCGAGAGCCCTGAgctagagtcctgcacgggttcggTTACCCGCGGGTACCCAACGGGTGACCCGCAAATTTGGCTGAttggcttaactgatttgattttggGTGCGGGTCcggtgtcggttctattttaagcgggtcgggtcgggtgcggattttaattagtgctgctgtcggaaaacgggtcggatgcggttttaagcactgcaggtacgggcgggtgcggatttacaaaatcggacccgtGCAGCTCTCTGCCCTGAGCCTAATGTCGCTCCAATGATTATATCTTATTATATGGcattccaggatgtgttcagcaaCCAGGCAGCCACCCACCATGGGACTGTGCCATCGACCTGCTGCCTGAAGCAAAACTCCCCAAGGGTCGAATATATCCATTGTCCATCCTGGAGTACAAGGCtatggaggaatacatccaggaggctctcaAGCAGGAATTCATTCGACCAACAGGCTCACCGGGGACTTCCAAGCACTCAAAGAAGCCTTCAGCATGGCTTCCATCCTTCGCCACCCGAATCCTGAGTTTCCATTTGTGGTTGAAGTAGACGCCTCCACCACCGGCGTAGGAGTCTTGCTGTCCCTGCAGTTCGGTGAACCTCCAGCCTTGCGCAGGAAACTGACCCCAGCAGAACAAAATTATGACATCGGGAACAGGGAGTTGTTAGCTATCAAGCTTCCTCTGGATGAATGGTGACATTTGCTGGAGGTAGCTATCCACCCATTTACTGTCATTACAGATCACAAAAATCTCCAATACCTAAGTGATACCTGATGAGTGAATCAGGTATCACTTAGACTTTGACAGAGACATGCTTACCTCCTGGAGTGTTTTTTCTCTTGGCTGGATGTTGTGAAAGAGTTTTTCTTTACCAGAGGATTCTCTGATCATCCATCACTTTTTATGTTGATGAGCTCACCAATGTGgtcttttttctcagaatgtacCAAACTGTTGATTTGGCCGCTCCTAATGTTCCTGCTATCtctctgatggatttgttttgctttttaagtCTTTAAATTTTCTGTTTCACTTGTATGGAGAGAACATTTGACTGCATGATGTGTGTTCACAGCAACTGCATCCAAAATGCAAATGGCAcacttacgcctgtttcacatataatccgtctgcagtgcgtatgcagtccgtgtgtgttacatatgtggggctgaagcagcacggactcattgtgctttcacacaggacgcgctTGCAGTCCGATACTGATCCGCGGCTGTTTAAGCcacaaaacacaacatttgtccattattttgatatcaaatcatgtaaaaaaataaaaataaaaataaaaaagctttttcagcattgtgatactctttcatcacagtacagtaacaatctttcatagacatatttaaattcaaatataaacaacgcattgcatttgactgctaggctttttttaataagttgctgaaacaagctgcaacacatttaaacacaacattagcctacATTTCTTGTCAGgatatcacaaacatttaaaaattaaaactcaccactgacagaaacagtcgactctcgtgccttttgcatttaaatctttattaaacGCAATCCAATgggtcttaaataactttgtttttctgcctctataaaagtgcatatataatgttgccttgattctctaaagttgctctttttcttgttttaaatctagccaaaacccatgtgttgtgTGTGAAACATGgtaggctttaattagtatatatttattgtgaaatgactgcatttctgtgtcaatccatgttcatttttaccgcgaacaatgctctgtcactttaattcggcgcatgcagcacagcaaaaatagactcggtacgtaaacgatcgctgcactgctgcagacacactgctcctggaacgcactgacggaccacaaccgcgtgcagtgtgaatgtTGTAATCCATTAACACgtgtgcgtaaaaaaatatgcaacgcataagcactgcagacggagtatgtgtgaaacgggcGTTAGAATCAACCACATACCTTTTTCCTGCTCAATTGATGAAGAAATAATGGAAGAATAACCCACACCCATCCATGAAATAGCTGTCAATTGTCCAATTACTTATGGTCCCTTGAAAAAAAAGGGGGAGGTAATATAAAAGAGCTGTAATTCCTTAACCTTTCCATGCCATACTTTGTTCCTTCTAGAATACATCATTTATTTCCCAAAGATCTGTACACAATTAATTTAGGTAATTTAACATCTTCAAACGGTCTGAATGAAAAAGTATAGTTTTGTGCAGGCCATTTATAACCCATTATTATTGTAGCATTCCCTTAATCCCTGAAATCTCACAAATTTAAACCAAACATTCAGTATCACAAATGCATAGCCTACTTACTGTATGTGTTTGCCAGCAAAGAAAGTAGTGGAGGTGTGGATCTAATTGCAGGCTTacttacaataataaatatattttttatattttttaaaaaattaagtaaatccaGAACCCTGGAAGAAATAAAGCTTTAGCAAACTGTAACAGCTAAACCACCATGTGTGAAGCAGATAACATTAAGCACCCACACTGAACTGACAAGAAACACATTCAGTCaaggacaatatatatatagacaggcATACAGAcgacaatgtttttaaaagtctgtCTTTGTAATGATGTGAATTTGTAAAGAAACAAAATGAGTCTACGAACACTGAATATGTAATACACATGCGCAGGATGTCAGATGACAAACAGATGACGCATAACAGTATGTGACCATGTGGTAATACCACAAAGTCCTCTTGGGCCTATTTAAAGTCCATACCATAGCTAAATCAACCAAACCAATCAGAGTAATCCCAACCAAGGTGTTTTGCCCATTCTGTTGGCCAGATATACCTCATTTTGGTCAGACTGCACACTACTGGCTACAATATAATTGCTCAAAATCACGAAATGAACCATTCTTATATGTTTTAGAACACTCTAAattgttttcaatttaattacagtgttttaacattaCTTTTGCAAACTCCATAACAGTTGCTTTCCAAAACATCAGCAGTGATCCCTGCTACAACTATAAGTCTCTGGATCGTCCCTGGAGAGCCAACAATGAAAGTGAAGATCGCATTTGTGATTATTCTTTCTCTTGGAACGGCTGGTACCGGCTTTTCTACCGTGGAATGAACATCCAGTTGCCAGAGACCTGTGTTAGTTCATACAGATGTAACACACAGATAACCCTGTGGCTGAACGGTCCTCACCCTCGGATTGAGGATGGAGTGGTGATCAGAGAGGTCTGTGGAGGGACCTACGGGACTCAATGCTGTAGTTACAAAACAAGACCAATCAGAGTTAAAGCATGTCCAGGAAATTACTATGTCTATGAACTTGTGAAGCCAGACGTGTGGTGTGCAGGATATTGTACAAGTACTGtgctttttcctctttttttttttttttaccacttttgAAGTCTTTTAAACTAGTACTGATTTTAGTCATATGATGAATTATCTTTTTTCAGATATTAGCACCATTTCACAGCCGATTTCCACTGTTAGTCCATCTATAACCAGTAGAACCAACAACCCTTTGAGTAAGTTGTTAATCAgtctttataaatgaataaatgtgtgttattacaaataataaaaacttacaAGTAAAATTCCAATTTAATTTTTGCATTGAAATTGAAAATCACACCTTTTGTTTCTTCACATGTATCATCCCTATTACACAGATCTGTTAAGGATGAATGGTCTAGGAATCTCGTGATCTTTATGCTTGACCTGTTCAGATTTGCACTCATGAACTTCATAAAAAATGCCTTGTTTGTTTAGATCTTTTCATCTCTCAATTTTAGATTATGACCCATGCATTAACTACAACACACTCAATGACAACTGGAGAAACATACTTGATTACGGGCATATGAATGGACTCAATGCTGATTATGATGACACAGGTGTTAACTGGGATGGCTGGTATCGACTCTTTCTTAATGGATTGAGTGCTCAGATGCCTGAATGGTGTGTGTCTTACTTGGCATGTGGAGGTTTTAGTTCTCTGTGGCTTGGTGGCTCTCATCCTCGGCTGGAAGATGGAGCTGTTACTCGTGACATTTACGGCTCTCATTATGAGGATTGCAGTTACTACCGATCCGACCCAATACAAGTCAAAGCTTGTCCGGGAAACTATTATGTCTACAAATTTACCAGGCCAGCTCTTTCAATCCCATCTCCTACATATTGTTcaggtatattatttttttgatataCCCTGTTACTTTTATTTGTATGCTTAAGGTACTTTCCCACCAAGGAagataatgctgaaaatatagttttaaaaacgttctcagtattaaagaaaaacggagtccacaccacagctttGATGGGATTATTGGTGTGAACAGGGTTTTATTGTGAATTATTGCGATTTTCACATTATTATCCTGAATAAATTCATCTGCTCTATATAATATTCTCTATgttctctatatatattttttttcataatagtaCGTTTCACCACCCCAAGAGTTGACCCTTGCTACAACTATAACAGTCTGAATGAGACTTGGAGAGCAACAGACAATCCCTATGATAGTAACTATAGAAGGTGTGATAACTTCCAGGGCTGGTACAGGCTGTTCTACAACGGTCAGAGTGCCCAGATGCCAGAATCATGTGTAAATCAATACATGTGTGGCACTTACATCCCAATGTGGCTCAACGGCTCCCATCCGCGGCTGGAAGATGGGGTGGTCACCCGTCAGGTCTGTGGCTCCGGGTGGAGTGACTGCTGTTATTACAGATCTATCCCTATACAAGTCAAAGCATGTCCAGGAAATTATTATGTTTATGAGTTTGTCAGCCCAATATTCTGTGGAGCTTACTGTGCAGGtgataatttattaatgtgtattTCAGTCATTTACCTTtctgtgttatttaaaattatattgataaaaaaaaaacaattgttccTGCTATCAGATATCACAAGGCTTAGTGCAGCCTCTTCGACAACAGCAGCAACACCAAGAACACCAACAGCATCCATTACTCCAACAGTCACAACCACTGGTAAAGTATTAATTCTTTCATGAACTCTCATGAGCATCTTTTTGGACATGCATTTTTATTACATGAACTCATTCCACTATCACACATGTGAGCTGTCAGTTAATAGCAAAAGTCATTTTTGTAAACCACTAACATAAAAGATGCATGACAAGTAGTAACAGTGTGGATTGGCAATGGTTCTGTTCTTGCCAACAGAATGTTTACCtatgcctctgttcaaatgactCAATTTCTTTTTTATCTGTGCTTCTCCTCTCAGGTGTGAGGGATCACTGTACTGAACTCAGTTGCTCTGAGGATGAACactgtggggaaaaaaatggtGTTTATGGCTGTTTATGTAACGCAAACCATTCCAGGTGGAATTCTGAATCTTTCGGTTGGtaatctttaattgattttttttaatgccattaaAAAGCCAAAACGTTTGTAattttttactgattttttttctttttctcagattTCTCAGAAACCTGTGAAAGCAGCTCTGGCTCCATGTCTGTGTCTCGCTGTCAGCTCTTTGAGGCTGGTTTTTCAGCTGATATCTTACATCTCAATGATCCAAGCTGTAAAGGAACAGTGCGCAATGGCAGAGTGGAATTTAATTTTGACAACAATGAACACATCTGTGGTACTAACCTTGTGGTGAGATTCATTTATGTATAATCTATTCAAGTAAACCATCCAAACTGGGGGTCAAACTCTCACTGATGAATCAATCTGTGACATCAAAAAAAAGGACTAAAAAACCTCACTAGACCATCTGAGAAGGGTTCGGGAATATACAGTAAGTGTTTTATTCTTCTGCTGATGTTAGCCAGGAGAGTGACAACACATTCCCTTTATAACATAATGCTAAAAAAGTCACCAAGACCTTGACTCACTTGACTGCACCACCTGTTTGAGTTGTGATTTGGAGACCCCTGCCCTATAGGTTATGCTATATCCATTTGACTTATTTGGCTCTGTTGTGAGCACCACTTGTACAAACCTACTAGCCCACACTGTATATGTAAGTAACCTGTCGCTcatgacacacacaaaaaaaagaaaagaaaaactgttgcccgcattctccaccattaatacagtattgttcaaaataatagcagtacaatgtgactaaccagaataatcaaggtttttcgtatatttttttattgctacgtggcaaacaagttaccagtaggttcagtagattctcagaaaacaaatgagacccagcattcatgatatgcacgctcttaaggctgtgcaattgggcaattagtggaattagttgaaagggatgtgttcaaaaaaatagcagtgtggcattcaatcactgaggtcatcaattttgtgaagaaacaggtgtgaatcaggtggcctctatttaaggatgaagccaacacttgttgaacatgcatttgaaagctgaggaaaatgggtcgttcaagagattgttcagaagaacagcgtactttgattaaaaagttgattagagaggggaaaacctatatagaggtgcaaaaaatgataggctgttcagctaaaatgatctccaatgccttaaaatggagagcaaaaccagagagacgtggaagaaaacggaagacaaccatcaaaatggatagaagaataaccagaatggcaaaggctcagccaatgatcacctccaggatgatcaaagacagtctggagttacctgtaaatactgtgacagttagaagacgtctgtgtgaagctaatctattttcaagaatcccccgcaaagtccctctgttaaaaaaaaggcatatgcagaagaggttacaatttgccaaagaacacatcaact
The window above is part of the Carassius auratus strain Wakin unplaced genomic scaffold, ASM336829v1 scaf_tig00014592, whole genome shotgun sequence genome. Proteins encoded here:
- the LOC113074431 gene encoding uromodulin-like — encoded protein: MDPLSPTLADILQWKEGLQWAKAIWDASSVMNNSYEAFTTHFKEVGLFHEEEIHILVQGCPWLALHSPEFKWDSRCVQQPGSHPPWDCAIDLLPEAKLPKGRIYPLSILEYKAMEEYIQEALKQEFIRPTGSPGTSKHSKKPSAWLPSFATRILIAFQNISSDPCYNYKSLDRPWRANNESEDRICDYSFSWNGWYRLFYRGMNIQLPETCVSSYRCNTQITLWLNGPHPRIEDGVVIREVCGGTYGTQCCSYKTRPIRVKACPGNYYVYELVKPDVWCAGYCTNISTISQPISTVSPSITSRTNNPLNYDPCINYNTLNDNWRNILDYGHMNGLNADYDDTGVNWDGWYRLFLNGLSAQMPEWCVSYLACGGFSSLWLGGSHPRLEDGAVTRDIYGSHYEDCSYYRSDPIQVKACPGNYYVYKFTRPALSIPSPTYCSVRFTTPRVDPCYNYNSLNETWRATDNPYDSNYRRCDNFQGWYRLFYNGQSAQMPESCVNQYMCGTYIPMWLNGSHPRLEDGVVTRQVCGSGWSDCCYYRSIPIQVKACPGNYYVYEFVSPIFCGAYCADITRLSAASSTTAATPRTPTASITPTVTTTGVRDHCTELSCSEDEHCGEKNGVYGCLCNANHSRWNSESFDFSETCESSSGSMSVSRCQLFEAGFSADILHLNDPSCKGTVRNGRVEFNFDNNEHICGTNLVANGTHFIYDNFILGTPRTEGLISREKVLKLSFSCAYPQTETLSMNMEINPLESIVHKSLPAGEGRYRVRMIPYQDDEFTQPFTGSVDAELNQEMHVEVRVEGVDSRQFALVIDTCWATPVNDPDYTLRWDLIVQECPNPNDDTVELLQNGVSTSSRFSFRMYIFTANSTKLYLHCAVHLCLLSSNHCSVNCNSGQHWRKRRSLDFHDSSSISMGPLMLSEGNTDKWVKDPVKVSKASSLCASLMVLFVFMMSVLILF